Proteins co-encoded in one Ziziphus jujuba cultivar Dongzao chromosome 9, ASM3175591v1 genomic window:
- the LOC107427972 gene encoding OVARIAN TUMOR DOMAIN-containing deubiquitinating enzyme 12 — MMNGGNQSQCSSSTSFSSSSQQDTDMEDDRMIALILTEEYANLDGAVARRLSDLAPVPHIPRINSFIPNLSDASLDHQRLIQRLNLYGLREVKVSGDGNCQFRALSDQMYKSPEYHKHVRKEIVKQLKDSRSLYEGYVPMKYKRYYKRMAKSGEWGDHVTLQAAADKFAAKICLLTSFRDTCFIEIMPQYRAPRCELWLSFWSEVHYNSLYEIQVAPIQPKPRKKHWLF; from the exons atgATGAATGGAGGAAATCAGAGTCAATGTTCAAGCTCAACATCCTTTAGCAGCAGCAGCCAGCAGGACACGGACATGGAGGATGACCGCATGATTGCTCTTATTCTAACAGAAGAGTATGCTAACTTAGATGGCGCAGTTGCTAGACGCCTTTCTGATCTCGCACCTGTTCCT CATATTCCGCGTATAAATTCATTCATCCCCAACTTAAGTGATGCTAGTTTGGATCATCAACGGCTTATTCAGAG GTTGAATCTCTATGGTTTGCGTGAAGTGAAGGTATCTGGGGATGGAAATTGCCAG TTTCGTGCACTTTCGGACCAGATGTACAAGTCACCTGAATATCACAAACATGTACGAAAAGAGATTGTCAAACAG CTCAAAGACTCGAGATCTTTGTATGAAGGATATGTTCCAATGAAGTACAAACGCTATTACAAAAGGATGGCAAA ATCAGGTGAATGGGGGGACCATGTTACTCTACAAGCAGCAGCTGATAAG TTTGCAGCAAAGATATGCCTTTTGACATCATTTAGAGATACTTGTTTTATTGAAATCATGCCACAATACCGGGCCCCAAGATGTG AATTGTGGTTGAGTTTCTGGTCTGAGGTTCATTACAATTCATTATATGAAATCCAAG TTGCTCCAATTCAACCAAAGCCAAGGAAGAAACACTGGTTGTTTTAG
- the LOC107427982 gene encoding glyceraldehyde-3-phosphate dehydrogenase A, chloroplastic codes for MASAVLSVAKPSLQATGKGFSDFSGLRSSTASVPFGRKTTSDDFVSVVAFQTSAVASSDGYRKGVPEAKLKVAINGFGRIGRNFLRCWHGRKDSPLDIIAINDTGGVKQASHLLKYDSTLGIFEADVKPADEGISVDGKIIKVVSDRNPVNLPWKDLGIDLVIEGTGVFVDREGAGKHIQAGAKKVLITAPGKGDIPTYVVGVNADAYNPDEPIISNASCTTNCLAPFVKVLDQKFGIIKGTMTTTHSYTGDQRLLDASHRDLRRARAAALNIVPTSTGAAKAVALVLPTLKGKLNGIALRVPTPNVSVVDLVVQVSKKTFAEEVNAAFRDSADKELKDILSVCDEPLVSVDFRCSDVSSTVDSSLTMVMGDDLVKVIAWYDNEWGYSQRVVDLADIVANKWK; via the exons ATGGCTTCGGCTGTTCTTTCCGTGGCCAAACCATCTCTACAG GCAACTGGAAAGGGATTTTCTGACTTCTCTGGCCTCCGCAGCTCAACTGCTAGCGTTCCCTTTGGGAGGAAGACCACCTCAGATGACTTTGTTTCAGTCGTTGCCTTCCAGACCTCTGCT GTGGCAAGCAGCGATGGCTACAGGAAAGGGGTACCGGAGGCGAAGCTAAAAGTGGCCATAAATGGGTTTGGAAGAATCGGAAGGAACTTCTTGAGGTGCTGGCACGGCCGCAAAGACTCCCCTCTTGACATCATCGCCATCAACGACACAGGTGGTGTGAAGCAGGCCTCCCACCTCCTCAAGTACGACTCCACCCTCGGCATTTTCGAGGCTGACGTGAAGCCTGCGGATGAAGGCATTTCCGTGGATGGCAAGATCATTAAGGTGGTGTCGGACCGCAACCCCGTTAACCTTCCATGGAA GGACTTGGGGATCGACCTGGTAATAGAAGGAACAGGGGTGTTCGTGGACAGGGAAGGAGCAGGAAAGCACATTCAGGCAGGAGCGAAGAAGGTGCTGATCACTGCCCCTGGCAAGGGAGACATCCCAACCTACGTAGTGGGAGTGAATGCAGATGCCTACAACCCTGACGAGCCCATAATCAGCAATGCTTCTTGTACCACGAACTGCCTAGCTCCCTTCGTCAAGGTCCTAGACCAGAAGTTTG GCATCATCAAGGGTACCATGACCACCACTCACTCGTACACCGGGGACCAGAGGCTTCTTGATGCTAGCCACCGCGACCTGAGGCGTGCTCGGGCTGCAGCCCTGAACATAGTTCCCACATCCACAGGTGCAGCAAAGGCAGTCGCTCTGGTGCTCCCAACACTCAAGGGCAAGCTCAACGGCATAGCCCTCCGTGTCCCCACCCCCAATGTCTCGGTGGTGGACCTGGTGGTCCAGGTCTCCAAGAAGACGTTTGCTGAGGAGGTCAATGCTGCTTTCAGAGACAGCGCCGACAAAGAGCTCAAGGATATTCTCTCTGTTTGCGATGAGCCCCTGGTTTCCGTGGATTTCAGATGCAGCGATGTGTCTTCCACAGTCGACTCCTCCTTGACCATGGTTATGGGAGATGACTTGGTCAAGGTCATCGCTTGGTACGACAACGAGTGGGGTTACTCTCAGAGGGTCGTCGATTTGGCTGACATTGTTGCCAACAAGTGGAAGTAA
- the LOC107427984 gene encoding heavy metal-associated isoprenylated plant protein 35 isoform X2: MAAELDLKKVELKVFINCCDGCKRKTKKVLRSIEGVLKTEIDPLQPRVTVVGNVDPQILIKKLSKAGKQAELWKQLGNEKAANGNKQVANKTNEKEKSESVYKKSAKCPDSSSCDNDSGSGSSSTEKVVVKEIPDSGDKRGPEHDQTEIGGIYEVTENKNAILPTNHEGLARSMVHDKMKVRTCTQQCCMAEPPQLITLPYYAIHSYAATAALFPSPCYAQANYHYEMAMYQPPFQAPATQVGDYFSDENTVGCSVM, from the exons ATGGCAGCGGAACTAGACTTGAAG AAGGTTGAATTGAAGGTTTTTATCAACTGCTGCGATGGCTGCAAGAGGAAAACTAAAAAGGTTCTCCGGAGTATTGAGG GTGTGTTGAAGACAGAAATCGACCCGTTGCAACCTAGAGTGACAGTGGTAGGGAATGTGgatccacaaatattaattaagaaGCTTTCAAAAGCTGGAAAACAAGCAGAGCTTTGGAAGCAATTAGGGAATGAGAAGGCTGCAAATGGAAATAAACAAGTAGCAAATAAGACAAATGAGAAAGAGAAATCAGAATCAGTGTATAAGAAGTCGGCAAAATGCCCAGACTCCTCCTCATGCGACAATGACAGTGGCAGTGGCAGTTCTTCCACTGAAAAAGTAGTAGTAAAGGAAATTCCAGATAGTGGGGATAAAAGAGGTCCGGAGCATGATCAGACAGAGATAGGCGGTATTTATGAAGTCACAGAGAACAAAAATGCTATTCTTCCAACAAACCATGAAGGTTTAGCAAGAAGCATGGTGCATGACAAAATGAAAGTGAGAACTTGCACACAACAGTGCTGCATGGCAGAACCACCTCAGCTAATCACCCTGCCCTACTATGCAATACATTCTTATGCAGCCACAGCAGCTCTATTCCCATCACCGTGCTATGCTCAGGCAAACTACCACTATGAAATGGCAATGTATCAGCCACCATTCCAAGCACCAGCAACACAAGTAGGGGATTATTTCAGTGATGAGAACACTGTGGGATGCTCTGTAATGTGA
- the LOC107427984 gene encoding heavy metal-associated isoprenylated plant protein 36 isoform X1: MAARGKLKRFSGVLRVLILNFPAELICYRFFSFNLDSFPHPLISCCIQYQSMSGVLKTEIDPLQPRVTVVGNVDPQILIKKLSKAGKQAELWKQLGNEKAANGNKQVANKTNEKEKSESVYKKSAKCPDSSSCDNDSGSGSSSTEKVVVKEIPDSGDKRGPEHDQTEIGGIYEVTENKNAILPTNHEGLARSMVHDKMKVRTCTQQCCMAEPPQLITLPYYAIHSYAATAALFPSPCYAQANYHYEMAMYQPPFQAPATQVGDYFSDENTVGCSVM; the protein is encoded by the coding sequence ATGGCTGCAAGAGGAAAACTAAAAAGGTTCTCCGGAGTATTGAGGGTACTAATATTAAATTTTCCAGCAGAACTTATTTGTTATcggtttttctcttttaatttggaCAGTTTCCCCCACCCACTTATATCATGCTGCATACAATATCAATCAATGTCAGGTGTGTTGAAGACAGAAATCGACCCGTTGCAACCTAGAGTGACAGTGGTAGGGAATGTGgatccacaaatattaattaagaaGCTTTCAAAAGCTGGAAAACAAGCAGAGCTTTGGAAGCAATTAGGGAATGAGAAGGCTGCAAATGGAAATAAACAAGTAGCAAATAAGACAAATGAGAAAGAGAAATCAGAATCAGTGTATAAGAAGTCGGCAAAATGCCCAGACTCCTCCTCATGCGACAATGACAGTGGCAGTGGCAGTTCTTCCACTGAAAAAGTAGTAGTAAAGGAAATTCCAGATAGTGGGGATAAAAGAGGTCCGGAGCATGATCAGACAGAGATAGGCGGTATTTATGAAGTCACAGAGAACAAAAATGCTATTCTTCCAACAAACCATGAAGGTTTAGCAAGAAGCATGGTGCATGACAAAATGAAAGTGAGAACTTGCACACAACAGTGCTGCATGGCAGAACCACCTCAGCTAATCACCCTGCCCTACTATGCAATACATTCTTATGCAGCCACAGCAGCTCTATTCCCATCACCGTGCTATGCTCAGGCAAACTACCACTATGAAATGGCAATGTATCAGCCACCATTCCAAGCACCAGCAACACAAGTAGGGGATTATTTCAGTGATGAGAACACTGTGGGATGCTCTGTAATGTGA
- the LOC107427983 gene encoding WD repeat-containing protein LWD1 gives MGASSDPNQEGSDEQQKRSEIYTYEAPWHIYAMNWSVRRDKKYRLAIASLLEQYPNRVEIVQLDDSNGEIRSDPNLSFEHPYPPTKTIFIPDKECQKPDLLATSSDYLRVWRISDDSVEIKSLLNGNKNSEFCGPLTSFDWNEAEPKRIGTSSIDTTCTIWDIEREAVDTQLIAHDKEVYDIAWGGVGVFASVSADGSVRVFDLRDKEHSTIIYESSEPDTPLVRLGWNKQDPRYMATIIMDSAKVVVLDIRFPTLPVVELQRHQASVNAIAWAPHSSCHICTAGDDSQALIWDLSSMGQPVEGGLDPILAYTAGAEIEQLQWSSSQPDWVAIAFSTKLQILREILLAIGTIYHSIMHFVIPFLMPGFAC, from the exons ATGGGGGCGAGCAGCGATCCGAACCAGGAAGGGTCGGACGAGCAGCAGAAACGTTCGGAGATCTACACGTACGAAGCCCCGTGGCACATCTACGCGATGAACTGGAGTGTCCGGCGAGACAAGAAGTACCGCCTGGCCATCGCCAGCCTCCTGGAGCAGTACCCGAACCGAGTGGAAATCGTGCAGCTGGACGACTCCAACGGCGAGATTCGGTCGGACCCAAACCTGTCCTTCGAGCATCCCTATCCCCCCACCAAAACCATCTTCATCCCGGACAAGGAGTGCCAGAAGCCCGACCTCCTCGCCACCTCCAGCGACTACCTCCGCGTCTGGCGCATCTCCGACGACTCCGTGGAGATCAAGAGCCTCCTCAACGGCAACAAAAACAGCGAGTTCTGTGGGCCCCTCACATCCTTCGACTGGAACGAGGCTGAGCCCAAGCGCATCGGCACCTCCAGCATCGACACCACCTGCACCATCTGGGACATCGAACGCGAGGCGGTCGACACCCAGCTCATCGCCCACGACAAGGAGGTTTACGACATCGCCTGGGGCGGCGTTGGCGTTTTCGCCTCCGTCTCCGCTGATGGCTCTGTTAGGGTTTTCGACCTCCGCGATAAGGAGCACTCCACCATCATCTACGAGAGCTCCGAGCCCGACACCCCCTTGGTCCGCCTCGGCTGGAACAAACAGGACCCTAGGTACATGGCCACCATCATCATGGACAGTGCTAAGGTCGTTGTGCTTGACATTCGCTTCCCGACTCTCCCTGTCGTCGAGTTGCAGAGGCACCAGGCCAGCGTCAATGCCATTGCTTGGGCCCCTCATAGCTCTTGCCACATCTGCACCGCCGGCGATGACTCTCAGGCCCTCATCTGGGATCTTTCCTCCATGGGACAGCCCGTCGAGGGTGGCCTCGACCCCATCCTTGCTTACACTGCTGGGGCAGAGATTGAGCAGCTTCAGTGGTCCTCTTCTCAGCCTGATTGGGTTGCCATTGCCTTCTCCACTAAGCTTCAGATACTCAGG GAAATCCTCCTCGCAATTGGAACAATCTACCACTCTATTATGCATTTTGTCATCCCATTCCTAATGCCTGGTTTTGCGTGCTAA
- the LOC107427952 gene encoding acetyl-coenzyme A synthetase, chloroplastic/glyoxysomal isoform X1 gives MVMVLVPGSPQAYKFVQTHHWLTTIPPLPVNPSLSNSSNNFTVSVSKKSNRIPPACGISTSGNRSRNRKKRVMAENNNNINNHTNKKEELKLRTVNHLRHVESMATLPSGAGNIPHLNAVILGESLASEENDLIFPSDHFSSEALVPSPQKYLEMYRRSIEDPAGFWSEIASQFYWTHKWGDEVYSENLDVTRGPIKIEWFKGGITNISYNCLDRNVQAGLGDKIALYWEGNEPGFDATLTYTQLLHSVCQLANYLKDIGVRKGDAVVVYLPMLMELPITMLACARIGAVHSVVFAGFSAESLAQRIIDCKPKVVITCNAVKRGSKVINLKDIVDAALGQSAQSGVSIGACLTYENQSAMTRENTTWKEGRDIWWQDVIPKYPTNCAVEWVDAEDPLFLLYTSGSTGKPKGVLHTTGGYMVYTATTFKYAFDYKPSDIYWCTADCGWITGHSYVTYGPLLNGASVIIYEGAPNYPNSGRCWDIVDKYRVTIFYTAPTLVRSLMRDGDEYVTRYSRKSLRVLGSVGEPINPSAWRWFFNVVGDSRCPISDTWWQTETGGFMITPLPGAWPQKPGSATFPFFGVQPVIVDEKGVEIEGECSGYLCVKSSWPGAFRTLYGDHERYETTYFKPFAGYYFSGDGCSRDKDGYHWLTGRVDDVINVSGHRIGTAEVESALVSHPQCAEAAVVGVEHDVKGQGIYAFVTLVEGVPYSEELRKSLILIVRTQIGAFAAPDKIHWAPGLPKTRSGKIMRRILRKIASRQLDELGDTSTLADPNVVDQLIALADC, from the exons atggtGATGGTCCTGGTCCCTGGGTCTCCTCAGGCTTACAAATTTGTTCAGACTCATCATTGGCTCACCACAATCCCACCACTGCCGGTGAACCCCTCCCTCTCTAATAGTAGTAACAATTTCACTGTCTCTGTTTCTAAGAAATCCAACAGAATCCCTCCTGCTTGTGGGATCAGCACCAGCGGGAACAGGAGCAGGAACAGAAAGAAGAGGGTGATGGCAGAGaataacaacaatattaataatcataCCAACAAGAAGGAGGAGTTGAAGTTGAGGACGGTGAATCATCTGCGCCACGTGGAGTCCATGGCCACTCTGCCTTCTGGCGCCGGCAATATCCCCCATTTAAACGCCGTCATTCTTGGAGAGTCCCTCGCTTCTGAAGAGAACGATCTCATCTTTCCCAGCGATCACTTCTCCTCCGAGGCTCTCGTTCCCTCTCCTCAAAag TACCTGGAGATGTATAGAAGGTCCATTGAGGATCCTGCTGGATTTTGGTCCGAAATTGCTTCTCAGTTCTATTGGACACACAAGTGGGGAGATGAAGTCTACTCTGAAAATTTGGATGTCACCAGAGGCCCTATCAAGATTGAG TGGTTCAAGGGTGGTATTACCAACATTTCCTATAATTGCTTGGACAGAAATGTCCAAGCCGGACTTGGTGACAAAATTGCTCTCTACTGGGAAGGCAATGAGCCTGGTTTTGATGCCACTTTAACTTACACCCAGCTTCTTCATAGCGTCTGCCAG CTAGCAAACTACTTGAAAGATATTGGTGTTAGAAAGGGTGATGCTGTTGTGGTTTACTTACCCATGCTTATGGAACTTCCAATTACAATGCTCGCATGTGCTCGAATTGGTGCTGTTCACTCG GTTGTATTTGCCGGGTTTTCTGCAGAATCTCTTGCCCAAAGAATTATAGATTGCAAGCCAAAAGTTGTGATTACTTGCAATGCTGTTAAAAGGGGTTCTAAGGTCATCAACCTCAAAGATATAGTTGATGCAGCCCTTGGTCAATCAGCCCAAAGTGGGGTTTCCATAG GTGCATGCCTTACCTATGAAAACCAATCAGCAATGACTAGGGAGAATACCACATGGAAAGAAGGAAGAGATATATGGTGGCAG GATGTGATTCCTAAATATCCAACCAATTGTGCGGTGGAGTGGGTTGATGCAGAGGATCCACTATTTCTGCTTTATACAAGTGGGAGCACTGGAAAGCCAAAG GGTGTTCTCCATACAACTGGAGGGTATATGGTATATACAGCAACAACATTCAAATATGCATTTGACTACAAACCATCTGACATATATTG gTGTACGGCCGATTGTGGCTGGATTACTGGGCACAGCTACGTCACTTATGGACCTCTGCTCAATGGAGCAAGCGTCATCATTTATGAAGGG GCTCCAAATTATCCTAATTCTGGACGCTGTTGGGACATTGTTGACAAATACAGGGTTACGATATTTTATACAGCCCCAACATTGGTGCGGTCCCTCATGCGTGATGGTGATGAG TATGTTACTCGTTACTCACGAAAATCTTTACGGGTCCTTGGAAGTGTGGGCGAGCCTATTAATCCAAGCGCTTGGAG GTGGTTCTTCAACGTAGTTGGAGATTCGAGGTGCCCCATTTCTGACACCTGGTGGCAAACTGAAACTGGTGGCTTTATG ATCACTCCATTACCAGGTGCCTGGCCTCAGAAGCCTGGTTCTGctacctttcctttctttggaGTTCAG CCTGTGATAGTTGATGAGAAGGGTGTTGAGATTGAAGGGGAATGCAGTGGTTATCTGTGTGTGAAAAGTTCATGGCCTGGAGCATTTCGTACTCTTTATGGTGACCATGAAAGATATGAAACCACTTATTTTAAGCCATTTGCTGGCTATTATTTCAGTGGTGATGGCTGTAGTAG GGACAAAGATGGATACCACTGGCTTACTGGaagagttgatgatgttatcaATGTTAG TGGACATCGTATTGGTACAGCTGAAGTTGAATCCGCTCTGGTTTCTCATCCCCAGTGTGCAGAAGCTGCTGTGGTTGGTGTTGAGCATGAT GTTAAAGGGCAGGGTATATATGCATTTGTTACTCTCGTGGAGGGTGTTCCTTACAGTGAAGAACTCCGGAAAAGTCTCATACTCATAGTAAGAACGCAG aTAGGAGCATTTGCAGCACCTGACAAAATCCATTGGGCACCTGGCCTCCCAAAGACAAGAAGTGGGAAGATAATGAGGAGGATTCTGAGAAAAATTGCTTCCCGTCAGTTAGACGAGCTTGGAGACACTAGCACACTTGCAGATCCAAATGTTGTTGATCAGCTTATTGCACTTGCTGACTGCTAA
- the LOC107427952 gene encoding acetyl-coenzyme A synthetase, chloroplastic/glyoxysomal isoform X2, producing the protein MAENNNNINNHTNKKEELKLRTVNHLRHVESMATLPSGAGNIPHLNAVILGESLASEENDLIFPSDHFSSEALVPSPQKYLEMYRRSIEDPAGFWSEIASQFYWTHKWGDEVYSENLDVTRGPIKIEWFKGGITNISYNCLDRNVQAGLGDKIALYWEGNEPGFDATLTYTQLLHSVCQLANYLKDIGVRKGDAVVVYLPMLMELPITMLACARIGAVHSVVFAGFSAESLAQRIIDCKPKVVITCNAVKRGSKVINLKDIVDAALGQSAQSGVSIGACLTYENQSAMTRENTTWKEGRDIWWQDVIPKYPTNCAVEWVDAEDPLFLLYTSGSTGKPKGVLHTTGGYMVYTATTFKYAFDYKPSDIYWCTADCGWITGHSYVTYGPLLNGASVIIYEGAPNYPNSGRCWDIVDKYRVTIFYTAPTLVRSLMRDGDEYVTRYSRKSLRVLGSVGEPINPSAWRWFFNVVGDSRCPISDTWWQTETGGFMITPLPGAWPQKPGSATFPFFGVQPVIVDEKGVEIEGECSGYLCVKSSWPGAFRTLYGDHERYETTYFKPFAGYYFSGDGCSRDKDGYHWLTGRVDDVINVSGHRIGTAEVESALVSHPQCAEAAVVGVEHDVKGQGIYAFVTLVEGVPYSEELRKSLILIVRTQIGAFAAPDKIHWAPGLPKTRSGKIMRRILRKIASRQLDELGDTSTLADPNVVDQLIALADC; encoded by the exons ATGGCAGAGaataacaacaatattaataatcataCCAACAAGAAGGAGGAGTTGAAGTTGAGGACGGTGAATCATCTGCGCCACGTGGAGTCCATGGCCACTCTGCCTTCTGGCGCCGGCAATATCCCCCATTTAAACGCCGTCATTCTTGGAGAGTCCCTCGCTTCTGAAGAGAACGATCTCATCTTTCCCAGCGATCACTTCTCCTCCGAGGCTCTCGTTCCCTCTCCTCAAAag TACCTGGAGATGTATAGAAGGTCCATTGAGGATCCTGCTGGATTTTGGTCCGAAATTGCTTCTCAGTTCTATTGGACACACAAGTGGGGAGATGAAGTCTACTCTGAAAATTTGGATGTCACCAGAGGCCCTATCAAGATTGAG TGGTTCAAGGGTGGTATTACCAACATTTCCTATAATTGCTTGGACAGAAATGTCCAAGCCGGACTTGGTGACAAAATTGCTCTCTACTGGGAAGGCAATGAGCCTGGTTTTGATGCCACTTTAACTTACACCCAGCTTCTTCATAGCGTCTGCCAG CTAGCAAACTACTTGAAAGATATTGGTGTTAGAAAGGGTGATGCTGTTGTGGTTTACTTACCCATGCTTATGGAACTTCCAATTACAATGCTCGCATGTGCTCGAATTGGTGCTGTTCACTCG GTTGTATTTGCCGGGTTTTCTGCAGAATCTCTTGCCCAAAGAATTATAGATTGCAAGCCAAAAGTTGTGATTACTTGCAATGCTGTTAAAAGGGGTTCTAAGGTCATCAACCTCAAAGATATAGTTGATGCAGCCCTTGGTCAATCAGCCCAAAGTGGGGTTTCCATAG GTGCATGCCTTACCTATGAAAACCAATCAGCAATGACTAGGGAGAATACCACATGGAAAGAAGGAAGAGATATATGGTGGCAG GATGTGATTCCTAAATATCCAACCAATTGTGCGGTGGAGTGGGTTGATGCAGAGGATCCACTATTTCTGCTTTATACAAGTGGGAGCACTGGAAAGCCAAAG GGTGTTCTCCATACAACTGGAGGGTATATGGTATATACAGCAACAACATTCAAATATGCATTTGACTACAAACCATCTGACATATATTG gTGTACGGCCGATTGTGGCTGGATTACTGGGCACAGCTACGTCACTTATGGACCTCTGCTCAATGGAGCAAGCGTCATCATTTATGAAGGG GCTCCAAATTATCCTAATTCTGGACGCTGTTGGGACATTGTTGACAAATACAGGGTTACGATATTTTATACAGCCCCAACATTGGTGCGGTCCCTCATGCGTGATGGTGATGAG TATGTTACTCGTTACTCACGAAAATCTTTACGGGTCCTTGGAAGTGTGGGCGAGCCTATTAATCCAAGCGCTTGGAG GTGGTTCTTCAACGTAGTTGGAGATTCGAGGTGCCCCATTTCTGACACCTGGTGGCAAACTGAAACTGGTGGCTTTATG ATCACTCCATTACCAGGTGCCTGGCCTCAGAAGCCTGGTTCTGctacctttcctttctttggaGTTCAG CCTGTGATAGTTGATGAGAAGGGTGTTGAGATTGAAGGGGAATGCAGTGGTTATCTGTGTGTGAAAAGTTCATGGCCTGGAGCATTTCGTACTCTTTATGGTGACCATGAAAGATATGAAACCACTTATTTTAAGCCATTTGCTGGCTATTATTTCAGTGGTGATGGCTGTAGTAG GGACAAAGATGGATACCACTGGCTTACTGGaagagttgatgatgttatcaATGTTAG TGGACATCGTATTGGTACAGCTGAAGTTGAATCCGCTCTGGTTTCTCATCCCCAGTGTGCAGAAGCTGCTGTGGTTGGTGTTGAGCATGAT GTTAAAGGGCAGGGTATATATGCATTTGTTACTCTCGTGGAGGGTGTTCCTTACAGTGAAGAACTCCGGAAAAGTCTCATACTCATAGTAAGAACGCAG aTAGGAGCATTTGCAGCACCTGACAAAATCCATTGGGCACCTGGCCTCCCAAAGACAAGAAGTGGGAAGATAATGAGGAGGATTCTGAGAAAAATTGCTTCCCGTCAGTTAGACGAGCTTGGAGACACTAGCACACTTGCAGATCCAAATGTTGTTGATCAGCTTATTGCACTTGCTGACTGCTAA
- the LOC107428007 gene encoding eukaryotic peptide chain release factor subunit 1-3 yields the protein MADGHESDKNIEIWKIKKLIKALEAARGNGTSMISLIMPPRDQISRVTKMLGDEFGTASNIKSRVNRQSVLGAITSAQQRLKLYSKVPPNGLVLYTGTIVTEDGKEKKVTFDFEPFKPINASLYLCDNKFHTEALNELLESDDKFGFIVMDGNGTLFGTLSGNTREVLHKFTVDLPKKHGRGGQSALRFARLRMEKRHNYVRKTAELATQFFINPATSQPNVSGLILAGSADFKTELSQSDMFDPRLQAKILNVVDVSYGGENGFNQAIELSAEILSNVKFIQEKRLIGKYFEEISQDTGKYVFGVDDTLKALEMGAVETLIVWENLDINRYVLKNNATGEIVIKHLNKEQEADNNNFRDPATSAELEFQEKMPLLEWFANEYKKFGCTLEFVTNKSQEGSQFCRGFGGIGGILRYQLDIRSFDELSDDGEVYEDSD from the coding sequence ATGGCAGATGGGCATGAATCAGATAAGAACATTGAGATTTGGAAGATCAAGAAATTGATCAAGGCATTGGAAGCTGCTAGAGGCAATGGTACTAGCATGATATCACTTATAATGCCTCCTCGTGATCAGATTTCTAGGGTCACCAAGATGCTGGGTGATGAATTTGGAACTGCTTCGAACATTAAAAGCAGGGTCAATCGTCAATCGGTGTTGGGTGCCATTACTTCTGCTCAGCAGAGGTTGAAGCTTTATAGTAAGGTGCCTCCTAATGGATTGGTTCTTTATACTGGAACAATTGTTACAGAAgatggaaaggaaaagaaggtgACATTTGATTTCGAGCCATTCAAGCCTATAAATGCATCTTTGTATCTATGTGACAACAAGTTTCACACTGAAGCTCTAAATGAGCTATTAGAATCCGATGACAAgtttggttttattgtgatgGATGGGAATGGTACCCTATTTGGGACATTAAGTGGAAACACACGAGAGGTGCTACATAAGTTCACAGTTGATCTACCCAAGAAGCATGGTAGGGGAGGTCAGTCAGCATTGCGGTTTGCTCGTCTTCGGATGGAAAAACGGCACAACTATGTAAGAAAGACTGCAGAACTTGCCACACAGTTCTTTATCAATCCTGCCACCAGTCAGCCTAATGTTTCCGGGCTTATACTTGCTGGTTCAGCAGACTTCAAGACTGAGTTGAGCCAGTCAGATATGTTTGATCCTCGTTTACAAGCAAAAATCTTGAATGTTGTTGATGTTTCTTATGGTGGGGAAAATGGTTTCAATCAAGCTATTGAACTTTCTGCAGAGATTCTATCCAATGTTAAGTTCATACAGGAGAAACGTTTGATTGGAAAGTATTTTGAGGAGATCAGCCAGGATACTGGAAAATATGTCTTTGGTGTAGATGATACATTGAAGGCTTTGGAAATGGGTGCTGTAGAAACTCTAATTGTGTGGGAAAATCTGGACATCAATAGGTATGTGCTGAAAAACAATGCTACAGGTGAGATTGTCATAAAGCATCTGAACAAAGAGCAGGAAGCGGATAACAACAATTTCCGTGATCCAGCTACCTCCGCAGAGTTGGAATTTCAGGAGAAGATGCCATTACTTGAATGGTTTGCCAATGAATACAAGAAGTTCGGTTGCACACTTGAATTTGTCACTAACAAATCCCAAGAGGGATCACAATTTTGCAGGGGATTTGGTGGGATTGGGGGTATCCTTCGCTACCAGCTTGACATTAGATCATTTGATGAGCTATCTGATGATGGGGAAGTATATGAGGATTCTGATTAA